One genomic window of Quercus robur chromosome 6, dhQueRobu3.1, whole genome shotgun sequence includes the following:
- the LOC126689291 gene encoding DUF21 domain-containing protein At4g14240-like: MHPINAVIATRMLARNLESDSAGLGGIPFGTAWWFIYAGISCFLVLFAGIMSGLTLGLMSLGLVDLEILQRSGTISEKKQAAAILPVVQKQHQLLVTLLLCNAVSMEALPIYLDKLFNQYVAILLSVTFVLAFGEVIPQAICTRYGLAVGANFVWLVRVLMIICYPIAYPIGKILDWVLGHNEALFRRAQLKALVSIHGQEAGKGGELTHDETTIISGALDLTEKTAEEAMTPIESTFSLDVNSKLDWEAMGKILARGHSRVPVYSGNPKNVIGLLLVKSLLTVRPETETPVSAVSIRRIPRVPADMPLYDILNEFQKGSSHMAAVVKSKGKGKTLPPTIDGEKSEENKVSGEDSQLTTPLLKQDEKSDSVVVEIDRASMPTNVRRPPSFRRNDTAANGIPHLSEDIEDGEVIGIITLEDVFEELLQEEIVDETDEYVDVHKRIRVAAAAAASSMARAPSVRRITGHKGAGGQIKQGQTPKKSAEDDLNSTKSHGASGEPFGNKK; the protein is encoded by the exons ATGCACCCGATCAATGCCGTGATTGCGACTCGGATGCTGGCTCGGAACCTGGAATCGGACTCGGCGGGGCTTGGCGGCATACCGTTCGGAACGGCGTGGTGGTTCATCTACGCCGGGATCTCTTGCTTCCTCGTCCTCTTCGCCGGAATCATGTCCGGGCTCACTCTCGGCCTCATGTCCCTCGGCCTCGTCGATTTGGAGATCCTCCAGCGTAGCGGCACCATTAGCGAAAAGAAACAAGCAG ctGCTATACTTCCAGTAGTTCAAAAGCAACACCAGCTGCTTGTCACTTTGCTTTTGTGTAATGCGGTTTCCATGGag GCCCTTCCTATATACCTGGATAAACTTTTCAATCAGTATGTCGCAATTCTTCTCTCTGTAACTTTCGTTCTTGCTTTCGGGGAG GTCATTCCACAAGCAATATGCACAAGATACGGGCTTGCTGTAGGGGCCAATTTCGTATGGCTTGTGAGAGTTTTAATGATAATTTGCTATCCAATAGCTTATCCCATTGGAAAG ATTCTGGACTGGGTTCTGGGACATAATGAAGCATTATTTAGGCGGGCGCAGCTTAAAGCCCTTGTCTCCATCCACGGCCAGGAG GCTGGCAAGGGAGGGGAGCTTACACATGATGAGACAACAATTATTAGCGGAGCCCTAGATTTAACTGAAAAG ACTGCTGAGGAGGCTATGACACCTATTGAGTCAACCTTTTCCTTGGATGTCAATTCGAAGTTGGACTG GGAAGCAATGGGGAAAATTCTTGCTCGGGGTCATAGTCGAGTTCCTGTCTATTCTGGGAATCCAAAGAATGTAATTGGACTTCTTCTG GTGAAGAGTTTACTCACCGTACGACCTGAAACAGAGACCCCTGTCAGTGCTGTATCAATCCGCAGAATTCCACG GGTTCCAGCAGATATGCCTCTGTATGATATATTAAATGAATTCCAAAAGGGAAGCAGTCATATGGCAGCTGTGGTGAAGTCTAAGGGAAAAGGCAAGACTCTTCCTCCAACAATTGATGGAGAAAAATCTGAAGAGAACAAAGTTTCTGGCGAGGACTCTCAACTGACTACTCCTTTGTTAAAGCAGGATGAAAAGTCGGACAGTGTTGTTGTTGAGATTGACAGGGCTTCAATGCCTACCAATGTGAGGAGGCCACCATCTTTTAGGCGTAATGACACTGCAGCTAATGGCATACCTCATTTGTCAGAGGATATTGAAGATGGTGAAGTTATTGGTATCATCACTCTGGAAGATGTGTTTGAAGAACTTCTGCAG GAGGAAATTGTGGATGAGACAGACGAATATGTTGATGTGCATAAAAG AATCCGTGTGGCTGCAGCTGCAGCTGCTTCATCAATGGCACGAGCTCCATCAGTTCGGAGGATAACAGGCCATAAGGGAGCA GGAGGCCAAATCAAGCAAGGGCAAACCCCAAAGAAATCTGCCGAGGATGATTTAAATTCCACAAAGTCACATGGAGCTTCTGGCGAACCTTTTGGGAATAAGAAATGA